A genome region from Haliotis asinina isolate JCU_RB_2024 chromosome 11, JCU_Hal_asi_v2, whole genome shotgun sequence includes the following:
- the LOC137256406 gene encoding zinc finger protein 862-like: MDIRKYVGGAGDGEKKTEEKQIQQRKLSQKKYDREKRKRLVQPTWFKEFKWAKFSESEDELFCIPCRKYPKLSDPKCGLVIGLRDKFRRETLKFHDKSRKHIQCCEHEKVVENPQTAQYTKSMQKVDEKNSVIYNKLFTTAYYVAKEGEPFSKFASFCQLQSKNGLSLGRNYLNKNACATFVQSIANVVKENTASELEKCRFVSVLSDGSTDSAITEQEIVYVRYVTDDGVLKTRLADIVDLEHGHAKGVKDGIFQGLSSVGLSKEDLSRKLVGINTDGASVNLGKKGGAVKLIIDELKEEYNAVGCEQYITVVHCIAHNLELAVCDTKKECNYLKNFEDVLKGIFKLYYYSPKRRRELYVIAENLDKELKHYGGIKEVRWVASQHRALKSLLDNFEVTVVHLGEIASGKDESSAKARNYLAELKSRRFLKMLHFMIDFTDLVSEVSKAFQTKKSLISEVKRRIETLREKFLKMKSKKGPMFEKFLEESKEGKFRGEEMRTEKRGRPKQTQHGDDYDNFNKDIDCVLDSIYIDLQERFIKHLGGEPYSLFSVFDFRKWPNYETQPDEFREYGDAEIQKLVKIYSPLLTDVEKTKAVDEWLDLKMYMKDLVNQSLIDAYEFLVCSGPDRESNLTNIFSIVNIMLTVSPSTADCERGFSRMNRLKTNLKTSMNQDTLSNLLRINIDGPSFEEFEPQKSIINWLHCGKGSRHVHGHKCPEPKPEKVTVSEETVTPVDEIHD; encoded by the coding sequence ATGGACATTCGAAAGTATGTGGGAGGGGCAGGAGATGGGGAAAAGAAAAcggaagaaaaacaaattcaacaaaGAAAGCTAAGTCAAAAGAAATATGACAGAGAAAAACGAAAACGTTTAGTACAACCAACGTGGTTTAAGGAATTTAAGTGGGCGAAATTTAGCGAGTCGGAAGATGAATTATTTTGTATTCCATGCCGAAAATACCCCAAACTGTCAGATCCAAAATGTGGACTTGTGATAGGTCTTAGAGATAAATTTAGGAGGGAGACACTGAAATTCCACGACAAAAGTAGGAAGCACATTCAGTGTTGTGAACATGAGAAAGTCGTTGAAAATCCACAAACAGCACAATACACTAAGTCTATGCAGAAAGTTGACGAAAAAAACAGCGTGATCTATAACAAGCTTTTTACAACAGCTTATTATGTTGCCAAGGAAGGGGaacctttttcaaaatttgcGAGTTTTTGCCAATTACAGTCCAAGAATGGCCTCTCCCTTGGAAGAAACTATTTGAATAAGAATGCTTGTGCGACTTTTGTACAATCCATAGCAAATGTAGTGAAGGAAAATACAGCTAGTGAACTTGAGAAGTGTAGATTTGTCAGTGTCTTATCAGATGGCTCAACTGACAGTGCTATAACTGAACAAGAGATTGTATATGTGAGGTATGTCACTGATGATGGTGTACTGAAGACTAGGCTTGCAGATATTGTTGACCTTGAACATGGACATGCAAAAGGTGTaaaagatggaatttttcaggGGCTTAGTTCTGTGGGACTGTCAAAAGAAGATCTTTCGAGAAAGTTAGTCGGAATCAACACAGATGGTGCTTCAGTTAATCTTGGAAAGAAAGGAGGAGCAGTAAAACTGATTATTGATGAGCTGAAAGAGGAGTATAACGCTGTTGGTTGTGAGCAGTATATTACAGTTGTGCATTGTATTGCTCATAATTTGGAACTGGCAGTTTGTGACACAAAGAAGGAGTGCAATTATTTGAAgaattttgaagatgttctgAAAGGAATTTTCAAGCTGTACTATTATTCTCCCAAAAGAAGAAGAGAACTCTATGTTATTGCAGAAAATCTTGACAAGGAACTGAAACATTATGGAGGAATCAAAGAAGTGAGGTGGGTAGCAAGTCAGCACAGAGCTTTGAAATCTCTGCTTGACAATTTTGAAGTAACTGTTGTACATCTGGGTGAGATTGCTTCTGGAAAGGATGAATCTTCAGCAAAAGCCAGAAACTACTTAGCAGAGTTGAAAAGTAGAAGATTTCTGAAGATGTTACATTTCATGATTGATTTCACTGATCTTGTAAGTGAAGTTTCCAAGGCTTTTCAAACGAAAAAGTCACTCATTTCTGAAGTTAAAAGAAGAATTGAGACACTAAGGGagaaatttctgaaaatgaagtcaAAGAAAGGACCAATGtttgaaaagtttcttgaagaAAGCAAGGAAGGAAAGTTCAGAGGTGAAGAGATGAGAACTGAGAAAAGAGGAAGACCGAAACAGACACAACATGGTGATGATTATGATAACTTCAACAAGGATATAGACTGTGTTCTTGACTCAATTTATATTGATCTTCAGGAGAGGTTCATCAAACACCTTGGTGGAGAACCATACTCTCTCTTCAGTGTGTTTGATTTCAGGAAGTGGCCAAACTATGAAACACAGCCTGATGAATTCAGGGAATATGGAGATGCTGAGATTCAGAAGCTTGTGAAGATCTACAGCCCTCTCCTGACAGATGTAGAAAAAACAAAGGCTGTGGATGAGTGGCTTGACCTCAAGATGTACATGAAGGACTTAGTGAACCAATCACTTATTGATGCTTATGAATTTTTAGTTTGCAGTGGTCCTGATAGAGAAAGCAACCTTACCAACATCTTTTCTATAGTTAACATCATGCTGACAGTATCACCAAGCACAGCTGACTGTGAGAGAGGCTTTAGTCGGATGAATAGGCTGAAAACAAATCTGAAAACTTCCATGAACCAAGATACATTGAGTAACTTGTTGCGGATAAACATAGATGGACCATCATTTGAAGAATTTGAACCCCAGAAGTCAATAATCAACTGGCTTCATTGTGGAAAAGGCAGTAGACATGTACATGGACATAAATGTCCAGAACCAAAGCCAGAAAAGGTCACTGTGTCTGAAGAGACCGTCACCCCTGTTGATGAGATTCACGATTGA
- the LOC137256405 gene encoding zinc finger protein 862-like — protein MSLQSDLSVKEICESKGEQNPETDPGPSDSKKTKPSVFQKKWLKEWPWLSKNELGAMICDYCGQNKMSNSFTGGGCNNFHTSTLSRHAQTSDHQLSLIAKTKSQTTIEASVSNLVSNEELAVKSAIDTVCWLCKENIAIEKYGSLLKLLEKEGCTSVKNLDVGGNATYRSRSLAEDIQEAIANTIMAQIIGDLKDAYCVAILIDENTDISVTGKLTVYVKFVDNDFNVRSHFLGNFDLGEKGADDITQKLLAIFNDLDTDVKQILCFGSDGASVMTRSVNGVAAQLRRSSPFLINIHCVAHRLAICTSQSAAKIDLMQHYKSTLTNLFYYFKGSSVRSSRLARLQELLNQPHSKVREMHDIRWFSFYNVLEAMYKSWNNLVVYFQSTELSKDPKATSLLKSITNFKFAALTWSLMDVIPVITELNLVMQKDSLDVASLKPLVASTVHKLQYLKENDGHYTQEFQSLLTDNNHLYGHELKYNKQQEAAVKSAMTTFLGKLIENLNTIFPSESVTVISSFDVLAFRDLSFVPETNLQSHDKEKLDVLISYYGSHKGDVPALINAGSARQEFDLLKRLLIQQKHPRDKFHELWRINDSCHKDLFPNFLKLACIGLTLPVQTAICERGFSSQNIIKTSHRNKLSEKALRELMTISIEGPPVSTFDARKALEEFKTKKQRRIFQRFSFNM, from the coding sequence ATGTCTCTCCAGAGCGATCTATCCGTAAAGGAGATATGTGAATCGAAAGGCGAGCAAAACCCCGAGACTGACCCCGGTCCCTCCGACtctaaaaaaaccaaaccaagtGTCTTTCAGAAAAAATGGTTGAAAGAATGGCCATGGCTCTCTAAAAATGAGCTTGGTGCTATGATATGTGACTATTGTGGCCAAAATAAAATGAGCAATAGTTTCACTGGTGGTGGTTGCAATAACTTTCATACATCCACACTATCTAGACATGCACAAACCAGTGACCACCAGCTTTCCCTTATAGCCAAGACGAAGTCACAAACCACAATAGAGGCATCTGTGTCTAATTTAGTATCCAATGAGGAATTAGCTGTTAAGTCGGCTATTGACACAGTATGCTGGCTTTGCAAGGAAAACATAGCTATTGAAAAGTATGGTTCTCTGTTAAAATTGTTGGAGAAGGAAGGCTGCACCAGTGTTAAAAACCTTGATGTTGGGGGTAATGCCACATACAGGTCACGGTCTCTTGCTGAAGACATTCAGGAAGCAATTGCCAATACAATCATGGCTCAAATAATTGGAGATTTAAAGGATGCTTATTGTGTAGCAATTTTGATAGATGAAAACACAGACATCTCAGTGACAGGAAAGCTCACTGTTTATGTCAAATTCGTTGACAATGACTTTAATGTCAGGTCCCACTTTCTGGGAAATTTTGACTTGGGTGAAAAAGGCGCAGATGATATAACCCAGAAACTCCTTGCAATTTTCAATGATCTTGACACTGATGTGAAACAAATTCTGTGTTTTGGATCTGATGGTGCTAGTGTTATGACACGATCTGTTAATGGTGTAGCAGCACAGCTCAGAAGATCATCCCCATTTCTTATCAATATCCATTGTGTTGCACACAGACTTGCAATATGTACAAGCCAATCTGCTGCCAAAATTGACCTTATGCAACACTACAAATCTACTCTCACAAACCTGTTCTATTATTTCAAGGGGTCATCAGTTAGAAGCAGCAGACTAGCTAGGCTACAGGAATTGCTCAATCAGCCTCACAGCAAAGTAAGAGAAATGCATGATATAAGATGGTTCAGCTTCTATAATGTGTTGGAAGCCATGTACAAATCCTGGAACAACCTGGTTGTATATTTTCAATCAACTGAACTATCAAAGGATCCAAAAGCTACATCTCTTTTGAAGTCAATCACTAACTTCAAGTTTGCTGCTCTAACCTGGAGTCTTATGGATGTAATACCAGTGATAACTGAACTTAATTTAGTGATGCAAAAAGACAGTTTGGATGTTGCATCACTGAAACCACTGGTTGCCAGCACAGTTCATAAACTTCAGTATCTGAAAGAAAATGATGGACATTACACACAAGAGTTCCAGTCTCTGTTGACAGATAACAATCACCTCTATGGGCATGAACTGaaatacaacaaacaacagGAGGCAGCTGTGAAGTCAGCCATGACAACCTTTCTTGGGAAGCTGATAGAAAATCTCAACACAATATTTCCCTCAGAAAGTGTTACAGTCATTTCATCTTTTGATGTGCTGGCATTCAGGGACTTGTCATTTGTTCCTGAAACAAATCTTCAGAGTCATGATAAAGAGAAACTAGATGTGTTGATCTCTTATTATGGCAGCCATAAGGGTGACGTCCCTGCCCTCATCAATGCAGGGTCAGCAAGACAAGAATTCGATTTGTTAAAACGCCTCCTGATTCAACAGAAGCATCCAAGAGACAAATTCCATGAGTTATGGAGAATCAATGATAGCTGTCACAAAGACCTCTTTCCAAACTTCCTGAAGCTTGCCTGCATTGGATTAACATTGCCAGTTCAGACTGCAATTTGTGAACGTGGTTTTTCAAGCCAGAACATTATAAAAACATCACATAGAAACAAATTGAGTGAGAAGGCACTCAGAGAGTTGATGACAATAAGTATCGAGGGCCCACCTGTTTCAACCTTTGATGCCAGGAAGGCTCTTGAGGAATTCAAGACCAAAAAGCAAAGGAGAATCTTTCAAAGATTTTCTTTCAACATGTAA